A stretch of the Vibrio aquimaris genome encodes the following:
- a CDS encoding DUF535 family protein, producing the protein MVELTIMFARHFGLSNAYCVTNKGHVYNASDYRSRRQRKKMMFDYDAFCSEMSGIKQSPYQFKLPIESIRRDLDDLNRTKRKMYRKRYEMLDLYEEKIRASLAA; encoded by the coding sequence ATTGTTGAACTGACCATAATGTTTGCTCGCCACTTTGGTTTATCGAACGCCTATTGTGTCACCAACAAAGGTCATGTCTATAATGCGTCTGATTACAGAAGTAGAAGACAACGCAAAAAAATGATGTTTGACTATGACGCATTCTGTAGCGAAATGAGTGGCATCAAACAAAGCCCCTATCAATTTAAACTACCGATAGAGAGTATTCGCCGAGATTTAGACGATCTAAACCGGACAAAGCGAAAAATGTATCGCAAGCGCTACGAAATGCTCGACCTCTACGAGGAAAAAATTAGGGCATCACTTGCGGCGTAA
- a CDS encoding DUF5992 family protein, which translates to MIKYLSLLIFMLSTSAYAGWIAEQTKVIAVESTSGNTDTFTAIVRGGSGACVSLMGDNLIYFPHSEAATSDIHNRTYSMLLAALTSGAKVSIYNYADNSCQKAVGVRMINE; encoded by the coding sequence ATGATCAAATATTTATCACTACTAATTTTTATGTTATCGACATCTGCGTATGCAGGTTGGATTGCTGAACAAACAAAAGTTATCGCTGTCGAAAGCACTTCTGGAAATACCGATACATTCACAGCCATAGTGAGAGGTGGCAGTGGAGCTTGTGTATCATTAATGGGGGACAATCTTATCTATTTCCCACACTCTGAGGCAGCCACATCCGACATACATAATCGTACTTACTCAATGCTATTGGCAGCCCTTACTTCTGGGGCTAAAGTATCCATATATAATTATGCTGATAACTCTTGCCAAAAAGCAGTTGGTGTAAGAATGATAAATGAATAG
- a CDS encoding heavy metal-binding domain-containing protein: protein MIYTTTETIPGREIETVLGIVNGNIVQSKHVGRDIMAGLKGIVGGELKGYTEMLTEAREIAIERLVQDAAKLNADAVVGIRFTTSAITDGASELMVFGTAVKLKA from the coding sequence ATGATCTACACAACCACAGAAACGATTCCGGGCAGAGAGATTGAAACCGTGCTAGGCATTGTGAATGGCAATATTGTCCAATCCAAACACGTTGGACGAGACATTATGGCCGGACTTAAAGGCATTGTCGGTGGTGAGCTGAAAGGCTACACCGAAATGTTAACTGAAGCGCGTGAAATCGCTATTGAGCGTCTCGTTCAAGACGCGGCTAAGTTAAATGCAGATGCTGTGGTCGGGATTCGATTTACAACCAGTGCGATTACTGACGGAGCATCAGAACTTATGGTGTTTGGAACTGCGGTAAAGCTCAAAGCCTAA
- a CDS encoding ACT domain-containing protein: MSGITDLDQLLLSMQPKLSDGEFVFCTVKDDLQNYTKVKPLASFIEAEGLTLVLEKDMAEKSGIDFEGIYRQITLTVHSSLEAVGLTAAVSTKLASKGISANVIAAYYHDHIFVPASKANAALAALMELSQN; the protein is encoded by the coding sequence ATGTCAGGTATTACGGATCTAGACCAACTACTTTTATCAATGCAACCTAAGCTGAGCGATGGTGAATTTGTTTTTTGCACTGTAAAAGATGACCTTCAAAATTATACTAAGGTCAAGCCCCTCGCTAGTTTTATCGAAGCAGAAGGCTTAACACTTGTGCTTGAAAAAGACATGGCCGAAAAGTCGGGTATAGACTTTGAAGGTATTTATCGCCAAATAACATTAACCGTGCATTCGAGCTTAGAAGCGGTTGGCCTGACCGCAGCAGTGTCGACCAAGTTAGCATCAAAAGGCATCAGCGCAAATGTTATCGCTGCCTATTATCACGACCACATTTTTGTTCCAGCAAGTAAAGCAAATGCTGCCCTTGCGGCATTGATGGAGCTTAGTCAGAACTAG
- a CDS encoding substrate-binding periplasmic protein, which translates to MKPILFTLFIALFATSVNGKLIINTEEYAPLSYTENGILKGIATEQVEAIFSLADIDYEMRVFPWARSYNKALTEANTCVFTTSHTPERSHLFKWVEPLSLNMSILVKSKQSSVSVRTIDEAMKYRIGIQNEDVAGAYLKDKGFISLDSAANVDQSILKLLAGRVDMVALAESRYLAMVDQGQPIEKVIDIFALKMGLACNRQVEDATIEKLQKALDKLIQEGMQDKINTKYKNS; encoded by the coding sequence ATGAAACCCATTTTATTCACGCTTTTTATTGCTTTGTTTGCTACCTCTGTAAATGGCAAGCTTATCATTAACACTGAAGAGTACGCGCCTCTTAGCTACACAGAAAATGGAATTTTGAAGGGAATTGCTACTGAGCAGGTTGAAGCAATATTCAGTCTTGCAGACATAGATTATGAAATGCGAGTCTTTCCATGGGCTAGGTCGTACAACAAAGCGTTAACTGAAGCCAATACCTGTGTATTCACTACATCACACACGCCTGAAAGGAGCCACCTTTTTAAGTGGGTTGAACCCCTGTCTTTAAATATGTCGATCCTAGTAAAATCGAAACAAAGCAGCGTGAGCGTTCGCACTATTGATGAGGCAATGAAATATCGAATTGGGATCCAAAATGAGGATGTGGCAGGTGCCTACCTGAAAGATAAAGGTTTTATTAGTCTAGATAGTGCGGCCAATGTAGACCAATCGATTCTTAAGTTACTTGCAGGAAGAGTTGATATGGTGGCTTTAGCTGAGTCCCGTTATCTGGCAATGGTTGATCAAGGTCAACCGATAGAGAAAGTGATTGATATTTTTGCACTTAAGATGGGTCTTGCCTGTAATCGACAAGTGGAGGACGCAACAATAGAGAAACTCCAAAAGGCTTTGGACAAACTTATCCAAGAAGGTATGCAGGACAAAATAAACACCAAATACAAAAATTCCTGA
- a CDS encoding amidohydrolase translates to MSTPKSQVSQTHNCTMHHHEKGLNCSCCNPIWQYLIPSDNDTPSEHFLNSHPLKAKPRIFRVDPNLQIRDGSILTLKDGIEDYVEAIGIGCENEDSGAKIKAVGSYEEVKKVMGTLFSSTSIEEQWVRDGNILMPGLIEPHLHIIPSAIFNLMIDLGPFNGQVLKQKYTQKVVVDSLEPKGFPFLDKNQKTENWWVMGKDLDPSLFTDENKAFNAKILEKAKCGNDYPIFIMNASMHLAYLNQTAINKLDKKVLGFNISADGILKESDQILPVIVAIMEKMPPTQKKYFASNFHKSIEHFFKTASSRGVTYMLDAAVLPAVPSSDTTGSETAGHPSLTNQPEYLKSIATEHCPVRISGALLAESLKDFRDKIEPYYCATGSGNENFNLPFIKVVSDGSNQGLTGYQFTPYQCDENYVEFAQLKEKKLNEQTNTGIFNYGYPLEFSRLVTEAIVNDWSLMIHANGTHAIERTIAAFEYAKEHASKYENTRNRIEHASLLSDKNLSDMQNLNLSPSFLIGHVGYWGEVFQNTILGQTRAEHLDRCHSAIHKHGMRISLHSDYSVSPIGPLRMMEQAIGRVMEADPNREILNVSERISRLEALKSVTIDAAWHCHAEQWVGSLEVGKCADLVLLAKNPLDEKASRVTGMRNICVLETWKGGVKRYSDKDSKAENSLEKDKNKETTLPA, encoded by the coding sequence ATGTCGACACCAAAATCTCAAGTTAGCCAAACGCACAATTGTACCATGCATCATCATGAAAAAGGCCTGAATTGCTCATGCTGCAACCCTATATGGCAATACCTAATACCATCCGACAACGATACTCCTTCAGAACACTTCTTGAACAGCCACCCCTTGAAAGCAAAACCAAGAATTTTCAGAGTGGACCCAAACCTTCAAATACGTGATGGAAGCATTCTTACGTTAAAAGATGGCATTGAAGACTATGTCGAAGCTATTGGTATAGGGTGTGAGAATGAAGATAGTGGAGCAAAAATTAAAGCTGTAGGCAGCTATGAAGAGGTTAAGAAGGTAATGGGGACGCTCTTTTCCTCAACCAGCATCGAAGAGCAATGGGTCCGTGATGGAAATATTTTAATGCCAGGCCTTATTGAACCACATTTGCACATAATTCCGTCAGCAATATTCAACTTAATGATTGATCTTGGTCCATTTAACGGCCAAGTTCTCAAACAAAAATACACGCAGAAAGTTGTTGTAGATTCACTCGAACCAAAAGGCTTCCCCTTCCTTGACAAAAACCAAAAAACTGAAAATTGGTGGGTAATGGGCAAAGACTTAGATCCTTCTTTATTTACTGATGAAAACAAAGCCTTTAATGCCAAAATATTAGAAAAAGCGAAGTGTGGTAACGATTACCCTATCTTTATCATGAATGCTTCCATGCACCTTGCCTATCTCAACCAAACCGCTATCAATAAACTCGATAAGAAAGTACTAGGATTTAATATTAGCGCTGACGGTATACTTAAAGAAAGCGACCAAATTCTACCTGTTATTGTAGCTATAATGGAGAAGATGCCTCCTACTCAGAAAAAGTACTTTGCAAGTAATTTCCACAAGAGTATTGAACATTTTTTCAAGACGGCAAGTAGCAGAGGTGTAACTTATATGCTGGATGCGGCTGTATTACCCGCAGTCCCTAGCTCAGATACAACCGGTTCAGAGACTGCAGGCCACCCTTCGTTAACGAACCAACCAGAATACTTAAAATCAATTGCAACTGAGCATTGCCCTGTGAGGATATCTGGCGCATTGCTTGCCGAATCACTTAAAGATTTTAGAGACAAGATTGAACCGTACTATTGCGCTACCGGAAGTGGAAACGAAAATTTTAACCTGCCATTTATCAAGGTCGTATCCGACGGCTCAAATCAAGGTTTAACTGGCTATCAATTTACACCTTACCAGTGCGATGAAAATTATGTTGAATTCGCTCAACTGAAAGAGAAAAAGTTAAATGAACAAACCAACACTGGTATTTTTAACTACGGCTATCCACTGGAGTTTAGCAGGCTAGTAACCGAAGCTATAGTTAACGACTGGTCACTTATGATTCATGCTAATGGCACTCATGCCATTGAACGAACCATTGCCGCTTTTGAATACGCTAAAGAACATGCATCAAAATATGAAAACACTAGAAATCGAATCGAACATGCGTCTCTATTAAGCGATAAAAACCTCTCCGACATGCAAAACCTTAATTTATCGCCGAGTTTTCTTATAGGACATGTTGGCTATTGGGGAGAAGTATTCCAAAATACGATCCTTGGTCAAACGAGAGCAGAACACTTGGATCGCTGTCATTCAGCTATTCATAAGCACGGTATGCGTATTAGTCTTCACAGCGATTATAGTGTCTCACCAATTGGACCATTACGTATGATGGAACAGGCTATTGGTCGCGTAATGGAAGCTGATCCAAATAGAGAAATATTAAATGTGAGTGAAAGAATTTCACGACTTGAAGCTTTGAAATCTGTAACTATCGATGCTGCTTGGCATTGTCATGCTGAACAATGGGTCGGCTCACTCGAGGTTGGGAAATGTGCTGACTTGGTATTACTCGCCAAAAACCCACTCGATGAGAAAGCGTCTCGTGTTACCGGTATGCGAAATATCTGTGTTTTAGAAACATGGAAGGGAGGAGTCAAAAGGTATTCCGATAAAGACTCGAAGGCCGAGAACTCTCTAGAAAAGGATAAGAATAAAGAAACAACACTACCAGCTTAA
- a CDS encoding substrate-binding periplasmic protein: MKALILSVFILIFSQVSYGKNLIIGVENIDYHPISSIKSGEYAGYARELLDHFAKEYNHNITYRPLPIVRLFHELVEDEIDLKFPDNPNWASDFKQGTDITYSQSALSYTDGIMVSADKLGQTKLKTLGIVRGFTPYAVINEVNQGAIKVKEFNNIKTLISIFLNRGDVEGVYFNVAIASYTMRSLGIDDEIIAFDSSLPHINGDYFLSTVKHTDIIKEFDEFLERNSSFVEKLKEKYGLN, from the coding sequence ATGAAGGCACTAATACTCAGCGTATTCATTTTGATATTCAGTCAAGTATCATATGGAAAGAATCTAATAATCGGTGTGGAAAATATTGATTATCATCCTATCTCTTCGATTAAGTCTGGTGAGTATGCTGGCTATGCAAGAGAGCTGCTTGACCATTTTGCAAAAGAATACAATCACAACATAACATATCGGCCACTACCCATTGTTCGTCTTTTTCATGAACTTGTTGAAGATGAAATAGATTTAAAATTTCCTGACAACCCTAACTGGGCAAGCGATTTTAAACAAGGCACCGATATAACATACAGTCAATCAGCATTGAGCTATACCGATGGCATCATGGTTTCCGCCGACAAACTTGGTCAAACCAAACTCAAAACTTTAGGCATAGTAAGAGGCTTTACTCCTTATGCGGTCATTAATGAGGTGAACCAAGGAGCAATCAAGGTCAAAGAGTTCAATAACATTAAAACTCTCATCAGTATTTTCCTCAATAGAGGCGATGTTGAAGGTGTATATTTTAATGTTGCCATAGCAAGCTATACCATGAGATCACTTGGGATCGATGATGAAATCATTGCCTTTGATTCCTCTCTCCCACACATCAATGGTGATTACTTTCTATCAACGGTGAAACATACAGATATCATCAAAGAGTTTGATGAGTTCTTGGAAAGAAATTCTTCATTTGTTGAAAAATTGAAAGAGAAGTACGGTCTAAATTAG
- a CDS encoding 2OG-Fe dioxygenase family protein: protein MTISNGPIEVFSEKSCSGLLKESYLKVFQEAPWDKYLHRQCQLEWITNQEDLFGSSMLTVGDKHEFYLGILSVDELVKKLSSSVDLEEVKHSIEMIKPSRKRFISSAIATIVDGNITGLQRVKTKPFGQALAEIEHSEKIDFRSLPRVFTELPQQYFNDDLVRFIESNIKRAVHSNPKIKMLNITVHHTCIVCDKNSDGTNSPEGIHQDGSDYLVSAYVLDRCNIEGGASVIFGEDKSNEILRTTLDAGYGIFQPDLHTSLWHYVEPIKVARDASFGWRSSVGLDLDIMELYP from the coding sequence TTGACTATTTCAAACGGTCCAATCGAGGTCTTCTCAGAAAAATCGTGTTCAGGCTTACTCAAAGAAAGTTATTTAAAAGTGTTCCAAGAAGCTCCTTGGGACAAATACTTACACAGACAATGCCAATTAGAGTGGATAACCAACCAAGAAGATTTATTTGGCTCGTCAATGCTCACTGTTGGTGACAAACACGAGTTTTACCTTGGTATTTTGTCCGTCGATGAGCTTGTTAAAAAGTTAAGCTCTAGCGTTGACTTAGAGGAGGTTAAACACTCCATAGAAATGATAAAACCCTCCAGAAAAAGATTTATCAGCAGTGCCATCGCAACCATAGTTGACGGCAATATAACTGGCTTACAGAGGGTTAAAACCAAACCATTTGGGCAAGCATTGGCAGAGATTGAACATAGCGAAAAAATCGATTTCAGAAGCTTACCACGAGTATTTACAGAATTACCTCAGCAGTATTTTAACGATGACCTTGTGCGCTTTATCGAGTCCAACATCAAAAGAGCGGTGCACAGTAACCCTAAAATAAAGATGTTAAACATCACGGTTCATCACACCTGTATTGTCTGTGACAAGAACAGCGATGGAACAAATTCTCCAGAAGGTATACACCAAGATGGCAGTGATTACCTAGTGTCGGCTTATGTCCTAGATCGCTGTAACATAGAAGGTGGAGCTAGCGTTATTTTTGGCGAAGATAAATCAAATGAAATACTACGCACAACGCTAGATGCAGGGTATGGGATATTCCAGCCCGACCTTCATACCAGCTTATGGCATTATGTTGAGCCGATCAAAGTAGCTAGAGACGCATCATTTGGTTGGCGTTCTTCCGTGGGTCTAGATCTCGATATTATGGAATTATATCCCTAA
- a CDS encoding sugar diacid recognition domain-containing protein: MQLNSLIAKQIVERATKIIQYPVNVMDEHGHIIGSSDPSRLNKLHDGALLAIHDNRVVEISDETAKTLMGVKQGINLPILHQDKVIGVVGISGNPDEVRRFGEMVKMTAELIVEQADLMAQIQWNKRHREELLLQLIQGSTLNETQLLSIAERLDLDLSQPRVAAAIKVIPKQGQPLTLEQLQKLVHLLEYPERDNIVGIVSVSQNEVVVLKPITVVNQSWSKTEENKRVKRLLKRISQETDFSIQIAIGDYFPGLVGLSRSYETAKATLSCSSNKQAILFYQDHKLSVLIDGLMQDEWRKAQVSQPIHLLKQEDAKGILIKTLIVFFAQNCDLAQTCAELHIHRNTLRYRLDKIEHITRLKINNIDEKTQLYLALKCM, translated from the coding sequence ATGCAGTTAAATTCTTTAATCGCAAAACAAATTGTTGAGCGTGCGACCAAAATCATTCAGTACCCCGTTAACGTCATGGATGAACATGGACACATCATTGGCTCGAGCGATCCAAGCCGATTAAACAAACTCCATGACGGTGCTCTATTGGCAATCCATGATAATCGTGTTGTCGAAATCAGTGATGAGACTGCAAAGACTTTAATGGGGGTAAAACAAGGCATTAATTTGCCCATTTTACATCAAGACAAGGTCATTGGTGTGGTCGGCATTTCGGGCAACCCTGACGAGGTGCGCCGCTTTGGAGAAATGGTCAAAATGACCGCAGAGTTGATTGTCGAGCAAGCAGATTTAATGGCTCAGATTCAGTGGAATAAGCGTCATCGAGAAGAACTCCTATTGCAGCTTATTCAAGGCTCGACATTAAATGAAACGCAATTGCTATCGATAGCGGAACGATTGGACCTAGATCTGTCTCAACCAAGGGTAGCTGCAGCTATCAAGGTGATACCAAAACAAGGGCAACCTTTAACACTAGAGCAGCTACAAAAGCTGGTCCATCTACTGGAATACCCTGAACGAGATAACATAGTCGGTATTGTTTCAGTATCGCAAAATGAAGTGGTGGTACTTAAACCCATCACTGTCGTGAACCAATCATGGAGCAAAACAGAAGAGAATAAGCGAGTCAAACGCCTGCTCAAACGAATCAGTCAAGAGACCGACTTTTCAATTCAAATTGCCATCGGAGACTATTTTCCCGGTTTGGTTGGTCTGTCTCGCTCTTATGAAACAGCGAAGGCTACCTTATCTTGTAGTAGTAACAAGCAAGCTATCCTTTTTTATCAAGATCATAAACTATCGGTGCTTATTGATGGTTTGATGCAAGATGAATGGCGTAAAGCACAAGTCAGCCAACCTATCCATCTATTAAAACAAGAAGATGCTAAAGGCATCTTGATAAAAACTTTGATTGTATTTTTTGCACAGAATTGCGATCTTGCTCAAACTTGTGCAGAACTCCATATCCACCGTAACACATTAAGATACAGATTAGATAAGATAGAACACATAACTAGACTTAAAATCAATAACATAGATGAGAAAACTCAACTTTATTTGGCTTTAAAGTGTATGTAA
- a CDS encoding GntP family permease, with amino-acid sequence MIEVTTLGALTALVVAITLILKKVPPAYGMIIGALIGGVVGGVSLTETVGLMIGGAQGIVTAVLRILAAGVLAGVLIESGAATSIAETIVKKVGETRALLALAVATMILTAVGVFVDVAVITVSPIALAIARRADLSKTAILLAMVGGGKAGNVMSPNPNAIAAADAFDVPLTSVMAAGIIPGLFGLALAYLIAKKLVNKGSKVEATEVIDIDHSRIPSFKLAIVAPLVAIVLLSLRPIANINIDPLIALPLGGLLGALVMGRFADSNHFAISGLSRMAPVAVMLLGTGTLAGIIAHSGLKDGLIEVLTASGLPSFLLAPISGAMMSLATASTTAGTAVASSVFSETILHLGVPALAGAAMIHSGATVLDHMPHGSFFHATGGALHMDIKERLKLIPYESVVGLMIAFVSTMIFGVFGWFV; translated from the coding sequence ATGATAGAAGTCACTACTCTTGGCGCATTGACCGCTTTGGTTGTCGCCATTACCCTTATACTGAAGAAAGTCCCGCCTGCATATGGAATGATCATCGGTGCCCTCATCGGTGGTGTTGTTGGTGGGGTCTCTCTCACAGAAACTGTCGGTTTGATGATTGGCGGCGCGCAAGGCATTGTTACGGCAGTACTGCGCATACTAGCAGCTGGTGTGCTCGCGGGTGTACTGATTGAATCAGGCGCAGCAACCTCAATTGCAGAAACCATAGTCAAAAAAGTTGGTGAAACGCGCGCTCTACTAGCTTTGGCAGTCGCGACCATGATTCTCACTGCTGTAGGAGTGTTTGTCGATGTAGCGGTTATTACCGTCTCTCCGATTGCACTTGCCATCGCTCGCCGCGCCGATCTATCAAAAACCGCTATCTTATTGGCCATGGTCGGTGGTGGTAAAGCAGGTAATGTCATGTCTCCTAATCCCAATGCCATTGCAGCAGCAGATGCCTTTGACGTCCCCCTTACATCAGTAATGGCGGCAGGTATTATTCCTGGTTTGTTTGGCTTGGCGCTGGCCTACCTGATTGCAAAAAAATTAGTCAATAAAGGCTCAAAGGTCGAAGCCACTGAAGTGATCGATATCGACCATTCTCGCATCCCCAGTTTTAAACTTGCTATCGTGGCCCCTTTGGTTGCTATCGTCCTTTTATCACTACGCCCTATTGCGAATATTAATATTGATCCACTCATTGCCTTGCCTCTAGGTGGACTGCTTGGCGCGCTTGTCATGGGACGCTTTGCCGATAGCAACCATTTCGCCATTTCAGGGCTTAGCCGAATGGCCCCTGTCGCGGTAATGCTGCTTGGCACAGGCACCTTAGCTGGCATTATCGCTCACTCAGGACTAAAAGATGGTTTGATTGAAGTGCTCACGGCTTCAGGTTTACCTTCTTTTCTCCTTGCTCCAATTTCAGGTGCGATGATGTCATTAGCAACCGCATCCACCACGGCTGGCACAGCTGTAGCCTCCTCTGTATTTAGTGAAACCATTTTACATCTAGGTGTACCCGCTTTGGCTGGGGCGGCTATGATTCATTCAGGTGCAACTGTACTTGATCATATGCCTCACGGCAGTTTTTTCCATGCCACTGGCGGCGCACTTCATATGGATATTAAAGAACGCCTAAAGCTCATTCCCTACGAGTCTGTCGTCGGTCTCATGATCGCTTTTGTCTCAACAATGATATTTGGTGTGTTTGGTTGGTTTGTTTAA
- a CDS encoding glycerate kinase has translation MKIVIAPDSYKESLTAMEVATAIELGFKKVIPEANYIKLPMADGGEGTVQSLVDATNGSILTAKVTGPLGEIVEGFYGLLGEGSTAVIEMAAASGLHLVEPAKRNPMLTTTFGTGELIKQALDSGVTHIILGIGGSATNDGGMGMAQALGARFYDKSGSDLGYGGDALSELARIDLSGLDKRLADVTLEVACDVDNPLCGPKGASHVFGPQKGATPEMAEQLDINLAHFADVIRQTTGIEVINQAGAGAAGGLGAALLGLLNAKLRAGINIVTDFVKLEQEVKDATLVITGEGRIDSQTIYGKTPIGVARIAKQYQLPVIGIAGSVSKDCHVVHKHGIDAVYSVVLGATDLSTALKEAKSNIEITARNIASALALRLK, from the coding sequence ATGAAAATTGTCATCGCACCTGATTCTTACAAAGAAAGTTTAACCGCAATGGAAGTTGCCACTGCGATTGAACTGGGCTTTAAAAAGGTTATTCCAGAAGCAAATTACATTAAGTTACCAATGGCTGATGGCGGTGAAGGCACAGTGCAATCACTAGTGGATGCAACGAATGGAAGTATTTTAACCGCTAAGGTTACAGGTCCATTGGGCGAAATTGTTGAAGGTTTCTATGGATTATTAGGTGAGGGTTCTACCGCTGTAATTGAGATGGCTGCAGCATCTGGCCTTCACCTCGTGGAGCCAGCCAAACGTAACCCTATGCTTACCACCACATTTGGCACTGGTGAGCTAATTAAGCAAGCGTTAGATTCAGGTGTCACACATATCATTCTCGGTATTGGTGGCAGTGCAACCAATGATGGTGGCATGGGCATGGCACAAGCACTCGGCGCTCGTTTCTATGATAAATCAGGCTCAGACTTGGGATATGGAGGTGATGCTCTATCTGAACTAGCAAGAATCGATCTATCCGGCTTGGACAAACGTTTAGCAGATGTAACACTGGAAGTTGCCTGTGATGTTGACAATCCGTTATGCGGCCCTAAAGGCGCATCCCATGTTTTTGGCCCACAAAAAGGCGCCACACCAGAAATGGCGGAGCAACTTGACATAAACCTTGCCCACTTCGCTGATGTGATTCGTCAAACGACTGGTATAGAAGTCATCAACCAAGCGGGAGCTGGTGCAGCAGGTGGGCTAGGTGCGGCGCTGCTTGGTCTATTGAATGCAAAGTTGCGCGCTGGAATCAATATTGTGACGGACTTTGTAAAGCTTGAACAAGAAGTCAAAGACGCCACTCTGGTGATCACAGGTGAAGGGCGTATCGACAGCCAAACCATTTATGGTAAAACACCAATTGGCGTAGCTAGGATTGCTAAACAGTATCAGCTACCCGTTATTGGTATTGCCGGAAGCGTGTCTAAGGACTGTCATGTGGTGCACAAACACGGTATCGATGCGGTTTATAGTGTTGTCCTTGGTGCGACTGACCTTTCCACCGCGTTAAAAGAAGCAAAATCAAACATTGAAATAACAGCACGAAATATAGCTTCAGCGCTCGCGCTCCGTCTGAAATAA